A genomic region of Candidatus Delongbacteria bacterium contains the following coding sequences:
- a CDS encoding type II toxin-antitoxin system death-on-curing family toxin, whose translation MVIEAIHLDQIREHGGLPGLRDSDLLESALARPQQRWNFKPTADAAELAAAYGFGIVKNHPFQDGNKRVGFLVMVIFLGLNGFSFQATQERVVSTIYGLAAGEITEDDLASWIRTCASPLS comes from the coding sequence ATGGTCATCGAGGCAATTCACCTCGATCAGATCCGGGAGCATGGTGGACTTCCAGGACTTCGGGACAGTGATCTTCTCGAGTCTGCCTTGGCAAGGCCGCAACAACGATGGAACTTCAAGCCTACCGCGGATGCCGCCGAACTGGCTGCCGCCTATGGCTTTGGAATTGTCAAGAACCACCCCTTCCAGGATGGCAACAAGCGAGTCGGGTTTCTCGTCATGGTCATCTTCCTTGGCCTGAATGGTTTCAGTTTTCAGGCAACACAAGAACGTGTGGTGTCGACCATCTACGGACTCGCCGCTGGCGAGATCACCGAAGATGATCTGGCATCCTGGATACGGACGTGTGCCTCTCCACTTTCCTGA